The Dehalogenimonas sp. 4OHTPN genome window below encodes:
- a CDS encoding NADH-quinone oxidoreductase subunit N produces MDYSLLLPELIVLGTALAVILVDLFITQKRVLVGLALAGLAAAIGMAIIQWPDAPQSLFGGMVAHDPFASFFKVFFPLMAGLVILASVDYVDKFRKYHGEYHALVLLAALGMMLIAQASNLITLYLSLEITAVAFYVLVGIQKDKKSTESALKYVLLSGVASAVLVYGMALVFGFTGSTGLSDIAEAIQSMPPAEILDSPGLLMGLVLVIAGLGFKIAAVPFQFWVPDVYEGAPTPITMYLSVASKAAGFALILRVLSSAFVEPGALAQQWAPVIAMVSAIGMTLGNLMAIPQQNIKRLLGFSTIAHAGYILVGLAALGNAPELSTLAVSSVLFYLIAFAVSDLAAFIAVIAISRRLGSDNFADYAGLARTSPVMAGALTLALLSLIGFPPTAGFLAKFYIFNAGVQADLLWLVVLAAINTVISAYYYFGVIKTLWLREPAERIDVPSSGALKTALALSLVGILLFGIVPAAALELSEAAAAMFGP; encoded by the coding sequence TTGGACTACAGCCTCCTGCTGCCGGAACTCATCGTCCTGGGCACTGCCCTGGCCGTCATCCTGGTCGACCTGTTCATCACCCAGAAGAGGGTCTTGGTCGGCCTGGCTTTGGCTGGCCTTGCCGCCGCCATCGGGATGGCGATTATCCAGTGGCCCGATGCACCACAGAGCCTCTTCGGCGGCATGGTGGCCCACGATCCCTTTGCTTCGTTCTTCAAGGTCTTCTTCCCGTTGATGGCCGGCTTGGTCATCCTGGCCTCGGTAGACTACGTCGATAAGTTCCGCAAATACCACGGCGAGTACCACGCCCTGGTGCTGCTGGCCGCCCTGGGCATGATGCTCATCGCCCAGGCGTCAAATCTGATCACCCTCTACCTGTCGCTGGAGATCACGGCGGTCGCCTTCTATGTCCTGGTGGGCATCCAGAAAGACAAGAAGTCCACCGAATCGGCGCTCAAATACGTGTTGCTGTCCGGCGTGGCCTCGGCGGTGCTGGTCTACGGCATGGCCCTAGTCTTCGGCTTCACCGGGTCCACCGGGCTTTCGGATATTGCCGAGGCCATTCAGTCGATGCCGCCGGCCGAGATCCTCGACAGTCCCGGCTTGCTCATGGGCCTGGTGCTGGTCATCGCCGGGCTGGGATTTAAGATTGCCGCCGTGCCCTTCCAGTTCTGGGTGCCTGACGTTTACGAGGGAGCGCCGACGCCCATCACCATGTACCTCTCGGTAGCTTCCAAGGCGGCCGGTTTCGCCCTCATCCTGAGGGTCCTGAGTTCCGCCTTCGTTGAGCCCGGGGCACTTGCCCAGCAGTGGGCGCCGGTCATCGCCATGGTTTCCGCCATCGGCATGACGCTGGGCAATCTGATGGCCATCCCCCAGCAGAACATCAAGCGCCTGCTGGGCTTCTCAACTATTGCTCACGCTGGCTACATTCTGGTCGGCTTGGCCGCCCTGGGCAACGCGCCGGAGCTTTCGACACTGGCGGTCAGCTCGGTCCTCTTCTACCTCATCGCCTTCGCCGTCTCCGACCTGGCGGCTTTCATCGCCGTCATCGCCATCTCCCGGCGGCTGGGTTCGGACAACTTCGCCGACTACGCCGGACTAGCCCGCACCTCGCCGGTCATGGCCGGGGCTCTGACCTTGGCGCTTTTGTCCCTCATCGGCTTCCCGCCGACGGCCGGATTCCTGGCCAAGTTCTACATCTTCAACGCTGGCGTCCAGGCCGACTTGCTGTGGCTGGTGGTGCTGGCCGCCATCAACACTGTCATCTCCGCCTACTACTACTTCGGCGTCATCAAGACGCTGTGGCTGCGCGAGCCGGCTGAGCGTATCGACGTTCCGTCCTCCGGCGCTCTGAAGACTGCCCTGGCGCTGTCGCTCGTCGGCATCCTGCTTTTCGGCATCGTCCCTGCAGCGGCGCTGGAACTGTCCGAGGCCGCGGCGGCGATGTTCGGCCCCTAA
- a CDS encoding SagB/ThcOx family dehydrogenase translates to MPPPKTSGALSVEAAIAGRRSVRSFTAQPLALEELSQLLWSIQGITGNRSFRTTPSAGAVFPLKIVAAVGGMGSTVLPPGLYSYLPQEHALLPRRIGDCRPALTGAALGQESINTAPLSLIIAADYEITRTRYRNRTERYIHMEAGHAAQNLYLQAAALRLATVAIGAFDDTSVREVAALPANFHPLYIMPVGHPPNIP, encoded by the coding sequence TTGCCTCCCCCAAAGACCAGCGGGGCACTAAGCGTCGAGGCAGCCATCGCCGGGCGACGGTCGGTTCGATCTTTCACCGCGCAACCGCTGGCGCTGGAAGAACTATCACAACTTTTGTGGTCCATCCAGGGAATCACCGGCAACCGGTCGTTCAGGACCACCCCTAGCGCCGGCGCTGTCTTCCCACTGAAAATCGTGGCGGCTGTCGGCGGCATGGGCTCGACGGTCTTACCTCCGGGACTTTACTCCTATTTGCCTCAGGAACACGCCCTGCTGCCTCGCCGAATCGGTGACTGTCGGCCTGCTCTGACTGGCGCTGCCCTCGGTCAGGAATCGATCAACACTGCACCGCTGTCGCTGATCATCGCCGCGGACTACGAGATTACCAGGACCCGTTACCGCAACCGGACCGAGCGTTATATTCATATGGAAGCCGGTCATGCGGCTCAGAACCTCTACCTGCAGGCGGCTGCACTGAGATTAGCTACGGTCGCAATCGGTGCGTTTGACGATACCAGCGTCAGGGAAGTTGCCGCGCTGCCGGCAAACTTCCATCCCCTCTATATCATGCCGGTTGGCCATCCTCCAAATATACCGTAA
- a CDS encoding NADH-quinone oxidoreductase subunit M: MEIPYLTLTIAVPIAVALLIAFWPKLPAAAIRGLALLATVVPFILSVIVFVGFDRAAGGAMQYAEKVSWIPLINANYALGVDGLSLPFLLLTTFIGFLVILISWKIDLRVREYFAWVLLLQASITGVFLATDFLLFFIFWELELIPMYFLISIWGAGRREYSALKYVLYTLLGGAFILAGILILFFATGSLDMVNLINTDLTEVLKTGSLALTFVFFFLGFAIKLPVFPFHTWLPDAHTDAPTAVSVILAGTLLKMGGYAMIRINTAMFPDEALKFAPIILVLAVINVVYGGAITLKQTDIKRLIAYSSISHMGFVLLGIFALGQVSLVGASLQMVSHGVITGLLFAIVGVVMHNTHERAIPKLGGLAQQMPRTAVIFILGGLGAMAVPATSGFIAEVMVFLGAYSSGVVEDIQVFTIICLLGILLAAAYILWTVQRVFFGQPLWRFEGVHDADRVEQTFSVIFIAAMFVIGLYPRIVTDVLDSGLKPIAALFGGT; the protein is encoded by the coding sequence TTGGAGATACCCTATTTAACACTGACCATCGCCGTACCCATCGCGGTAGCGCTGCTTATCGCTTTCTGGCCAAAACTGCCGGCGGCGGCTATCAGGGGATTGGCGCTCCTGGCGACCGTCGTGCCGTTCATCCTCTCGGTGATCGTTTTCGTCGGCTTCGACCGCGCCGCCGGCGGCGCCATGCAATACGCTGAGAAAGTCTCCTGGATACCCCTCATCAATGCCAACTACGCCCTGGGCGTCGACGGCCTGTCGCTGCCGTTCCTGCTGCTGACCACCTTCATCGGTTTTCTCGTCATCCTCATCTCCTGGAAGATCGACCTCCGGGTCCGGGAGTATTTTGCCTGGGTGCTGCTGCTCCAGGCCTCCATCACCGGCGTCTTTTTGGCCACCGATTTCCTGCTCTTCTTCATCTTCTGGGAGCTGGAACTCATTCCCATGTATTTCCTCATCTCAATCTGGGGCGCCGGCCGCCGCGAATATTCGGCTCTGAAGTACGTGCTCTACACCTTGCTTGGCGGCGCCTTCATCCTGGCCGGCATCCTCATACTGTTCTTCGCCACCGGCTCGCTGGACATGGTCAATCTCATCAACACCGACCTGACTGAGGTCTTGAAGACCGGTTCGCTGGCCTTGACCTTCGTCTTCTTCTTCCTGGGCTTCGCCATCAAGCTTCCGGTTTTCCCTTTCCACACCTGGCTGCCGGACGCCCATACCGACGCCCCCACCGCCGTGTCGGTCATCCTGGCCGGCACCCTGCTTAAGATGGGCGGCTACGCCATGATCCGCATTAACACGGCCATGTTCCCCGACGAGGCTTTAAAGTTCGCCCCGATCATCCTGGTGTTGGCGGTGATCAATGTTGTCTACGGCGGCGCCATAACCCTGAAGCAGACCGACATCAAGCGCCTCATCGCCTACTCCTCCATCAGCCACATGGGCTTCGTCCTCCTGGGTATCTTCGCTCTTGGTCAGGTGTCGCTGGTCGGCGCATCGCTCCAGATGGTGTCCCACGGCGTCATCACCGGCCTGCTCTTTGCCATCGTCGGCGTGGTGATGCACAACACCCATGAACGGGCCATTCCGAAGCTGGGCGGCCTGGCGCAGCAGATGCCGCGCACCGCCGTCATCTTCATCCTGGGGGGCCTGGGCGCCATGGCCGTGCCGGCAACAAGCGGCTTCATCGCCGAGGTCATGGTCTTCCTGGGCGCCTATTCCAGCGGCGTCGTCGAGGACATCCAGGTCTTTACAATCATCTGCCTTTTGGGCATCCTCCTGGCCGCGGCCTACATCCTGTGGACGGTGCAGCGCGTCTTCTTCGGCCAGCCGCTGTGGCGATTCGAAGGAGTCCATGACGCCGACCGGGTGGAGCAAACCTTTTCCGTAATCTTCATCGCCGCCATGTTCGTCATTGGCCTTTACCCCCGCATCGTCACCGACGTTCTCGATAGCGGCCTGAAGCCCATCGCCGCCCTGTTCGGAGGAACATAG
- a CDS encoding TatD family hydrolase: MSLDLIDSHAHLDLPDFAPDFDDVLKRAANAGVNTLITIGIDIPSNKKAVELAAVYDHVYATVGIHPCDSASATAEALSELADLAISPKVVAIGETGLDFYHKPYSEANQLNTLVYQLDLAVQTGKPIVIHSRQADATIAPLLVDWANGHPSHPKGVIHCFGGNIEMADRYIKAGFYISLGGYVTYPSSRKTYDVYRYIPGERLLLETDCPFLPPQGKRGERNEPSYLVQTAQALADIREIPVEELARATARNVRRLFGLPEIG, translated from the coding sequence ATGTCCCTCGACCTGATCGACAGCCACGCGCACCTCGACCTGCCGGACTTTGCCCCGGATTTCGATGATGTACTGAAACGAGCGGCTAATGCCGGTGTAAACACCCTTATCACCATCGGCATCGACATCCCTTCGAACAAGAAAGCCGTTGAACTCGCCGCGGTCTATGACCACGTTTATGCCACCGTCGGCATCCACCCCTGTGACTCGGCTTCTGCCACCGCAGAAGCGCTGTCAGAATTGGCTGATCTAGCGATCAGCCCAAAAGTCGTCGCCATCGGCGAGACCGGTCTGGATTTCTACCACAAGCCATACTCCGAAGCTAACCAGCTTAACACTTTAGTCTACCAGCTCGACCTGGCTGTCCAGACCGGGAAGCCTATCGTCATTCACAGCCGGCAGGCTGACGCAACCATCGCTCCTCTGCTGGTCGACTGGGCCAATGGGCATCCTTCCCACCCTAAGGGCGTTATCCACTGCTTCGGCGGGAATATCGAAATGGCGGATAGATATATCAAAGCCGGTTTCTATATTTCCCTCGGCGGTTATGTAACCTACCCTTCCTCGCGCAAGACCTATGACGTCTACCGTTACATCCCCGGGGAGCGTCTGTTACTGGAAACCGACTGCCCGTTCTTACCGCCGCAGGGGAAGCGCGGCGAACGCAATGAGCCATCGTACCTAGTTCAGACGGCACAAGCATTGGCCGACATTAGAGAGATACCCGTTGAGGAACTAGCCCGGGCGACGGCGAGAAACGTCCGCAGACTATTTGGCTTACCCGAAATCGGCTAG
- the nuoL gene encoding NADH-quinone oxidoreductase subunit L: MITQPFVWAIFLLPLLAFALISLFVKPVLKPKAEVSGYIGIGAIGLALALSLWALFGVLGAEEHEIFIAPLDWLSVGSLNIELGIILDGLTAVMLVVICAVALMVNLYSLGYMHGDPGFERYYAVLSLFSASMIGLVLSGNLFITFAFWELVGLCSYLLIGFWFQRPAAATAAKKAFIITRVGDFGFLAAILVLFATTGTLNIHELNELAVIGVLAGGVLTWAALGIFLGAVGKSAQFPLHVWLPDAMEGPTPVSALIHAATMVAAGVFLVARTFPLFEHSTTALTTVAVIGGVTAVFAASMGLVMHDMKRVLAYSTVSQLGYMMLGLGTGGVAVAMFHLVNHAFFKSLLFLGSGSVNHATGTFDMRQMGGLKHHMPKTYWTMLIASVSMAGIWPLSGFFSKDEIIAGSSSQPLLMALALATVFITAFYMFRLMFLGFHGHYRGHGHPHESPGVMTAPLLLLAVPAACSGFLNLTGGFGGLLGHGEEMSVIEGLFGAFTHPVTWLSLGLAAGGIFLAWAIYIKGWLSAESISRRFGAFYELVKRKYFFDELYEKVIGEILLLRGVFSGLQFFDSRLLDNGLNTVIVENAVTRKLFGKFKYFDEKAVDGSVDAVAENTIAAGSLLRRAQTGQLQNYGLFIAFGILAVAVVVFLAG; this comes from the coding sequence TTGATCACGCAACCTTTCGTCTGGGCGATCTTTCTATTGCCATTACTGGCTTTCGCCCTGATCTCGCTTTTCGTCAAGCCGGTCTTGAAGCCCAAGGCCGAGGTCTCCGGCTACATCGGCATCGGCGCCATCGGCCTTGCCCTGGCCCTGTCGCTATGGGCCCTTTTCGGCGTCCTGGGCGCTGAGGAGCACGAAATATTCATCGCCCCGCTGGACTGGCTGTCGGTCGGCAGCCTCAATATCGAGCTTGGGATTATCCTCGACGGGCTGACGGCGGTGATGCTGGTGGTCATCTGCGCGGTAGCTCTCATGGTCAACCTCTATTCCCTGGGCTATATGCACGGCGATCCCGGATTCGAGCGCTATTACGCCGTGCTTTCGTTGTTCTCCGCCTCGATGATCGGCCTGGTGCTTTCGGGCAACCTGTTCATCACCTTCGCCTTCTGGGAACTGGTCGGCCTGTGCTCCTACCTGCTCATCGGCTTCTGGTTCCAGCGCCCGGCAGCGGCCACCGCCGCCAAGAAGGCCTTCATCATCACCCGCGTTGGCGATTTCGGCTTCCTGGCGGCGATCCTCGTTCTCTTCGCCACGACGGGCACATTGAATATCCATGAGCTCAACGAACTGGCAGTCATCGGCGTTCTGGCTGGTGGCGTGCTGACCTGGGCGGCGCTGGGCATCTTCCTGGGGGCGGTGGGCAAAAGCGCCCAGTTCCCGCTGCATGTCTGGCTGCCGGATGCCATGGAAGGCCCGACGCCGGTTTCGGCCCTTATCCACGCCGCGACCATGGTGGCCGCCGGCGTCTTCCTGGTGGCCCGTACCTTCCCCCTGTTCGAGCACTCGACGACGGCGCTAACGACGGTGGCCGTCATCGGCGGCGTCACCGCCGTCTTCGCCGCCTCTATGGGCCTAGTGATGCACGATATGAAGCGGGTTCTCGCTTATTCGACTGTCTCGCAACTCGGCTACATGATGCTTGGCCTGGGTACCGGCGGCGTGGCCGTGGCCATGTTCCACCTGGTCAACCACGCCTTCTTCAAAAGTCTGCTCTTCCTGGGCTCCGGTTCGGTCAACCACGCCACCGGCACCTTCGACATGCGCCAGATGGGCGGGCTGAAACACCATATGCCCAAAACCTATTGGACGATGCTCATCGCCTCTGTATCCATGGCCGGCATCTGGCCGCTGTCCGGCTTCTTCAGCAAGGACGAGATCATCGCCGGGTCGTCGTCCCAGCCTTTGCTCATGGCGTTGGCGCTGGCGACGGTCTTTATCACCGCCTTCTATATGTTCCGGCTGATGTTCCTGGGTTTCCACGGGCATTACCGCGGCCACGGCCACCCCCACGAGTCGCCCGGGGTGATGACTGCGCCGCTGCTGCTGTTGGCCGTTCCGGCCGCCTGCTCCGGCTTTCTGAACCTCACCGGCGGCTTCGGCGGCCTGCTGGGTCACGGCGAGGAGATGAGCGTCATCGAAGGCCTATTCGGCGCATTCACCCATCCAGTGACATGGCTGTCGCTGGGTCTTGCCGCCGGCGGCATTTTCCTTGCCTGGGCTATCTACATCAAGGGCTGGCTTTCGGCTGAATCGATCAGCCGCCGTTTCGGCGCCTTCTACGAACTGGTCAAGCGGAAGTACTTCTTCGATGAACTCTACGAGAAGGTCATCGGCGAGATACTGTTATTGCGCGGCGTATTCTCCGGTCTGCAGTTCTTTGATTCCCGACTGCTGGACAACGGTCTGAACACCGTCATCGTCGAGAACGCCGTCACCAGGAAACTCTTCGGCAAGTTCAAGTACTTCGATGAGAAGGCGGTTGACGGCTCCGTTGACGCCGTGGCCGAAAACACCATCGCCGCCGGTTCCTTGCTGCGGCGGGCTCAGACCGGCCAGCTTCAGAACTACGGCCTGTTCATCGCCTTCGGCATCCTGGCCGTGGCGGTGGTCGTCTTCCTGGCCGGTTAA
- the nth gene encoding endonuclease III — MTDNPADITEAMKRLKQAYPESHIALNFGNPLELLTAVILSAQTTDVAINSLTPALFARCKTAQDYAGADVAELEMLIKKSGFYHQKAKSLIGMGKILVERFGGNVPQSLEELVQIPGAARKTANIVLWNAFGKIEGIAVDTHVARLSKRLGYTREEDPVKIEKDLMNILPKDEWGRFAHLLQDHGRAVCTARKPDCTECFLNDICPSAFKV, encoded by the coding sequence ATGACCGACAACCCAGCCGACATTACCGAGGCCATGAAACGCCTGAAGCAGGCTTACCCCGAATCCCACATCGCTTTAAATTTCGGCAACCCCCTTGAGTTGCTGACAGCAGTCATCCTTTCGGCACAAACGACCGACGTGGCCATCAACTCACTTACCCCAGCCCTCTTCGCTCGTTGCAAAACGGCTCAGGATTACGCCGGAGCTGACGTTGCTGAACTCGAAATGCTAATCAAGAAATCTGGGTTCTACCACCAGAAAGCCAAGAGCTTGATCGGCATGGGGAAAATTCTAGTTGAGAGATTTGGCGGAAATGTGCCGCAATCACTGGAGGAGTTAGTCCAAATTCCAGGCGCGGCGCGGAAAACTGCGAATATCGTCCTGTGGAACGCTTTCGGTAAGATAGAAGGCATCGCCGTCGATACACACGTCGCGCGTCTGTCCAAACGTCTCGGTTATACCCGGGAGGAAGATCCGGTCAAGATCGAAAAAGACCTGATGAATATCCTCCCGAAGGATGAATGGGGCCGTTTTGCCCACCTATTGCAGGATCATGGTCGGGCTGTCTGCACGGCGCGCAAGCCCGACTGCACCGAATGCTTTTTAAACGATATCTGCCCGTCGGCGTTCAAAGTCTAG
- the leuB gene encoding 3-isopropylmalate dehydrogenase produces the protein MKYRITILPGDGIGPDVMAEGVKILQAVGRKFGHTFKLEYELIGAVAIDKTESALPEETLAMCKRSDAVMLAAVGDPRYDDPKLPVHPEDGLLALRKGLGLFANLRPVKVFDELVNASTLKPEVLQGTDFVFVRELTGGVYFAKPKKEWVTAAGRKATDSMTYSEQEIERIIRVGFELARARKKRLVSVDKANVLKSSRLWRQVAIEVSRDYPDVALSHVLVDACAMQLIRTPAAFDVIVTENLFGDILSDEAAQLAGSMGMLPSASLSGIPVAGKRTFGLYEPIHGSAPTIAGKDIANPIATILSVAMMLRHSLALDSEAAAVEQAAGSVLKHGFRTDDIMAPESTRVGTRQMGDLIAARI, from the coding sequence TTGAAATATCGCATCACCATACTGCCCGGAGACGGCATCGGGCCGGATGTCATGGCTGAAGGTGTCAAGATTCTCCAGGCTGTCGGCAGGAAATTCGGCCACACCTTCAAGCTGGAGTATGAACTAATCGGCGCCGTGGCCATTGACAAGACCGAGTCGGCGCTGCCCGAAGAGACCCTGGCAATGTGCAAGAGGAGCGATGCGGTGATGCTGGCTGCCGTCGGCGACCCTCGCTACGATGACCCGAAATTGCCGGTGCACCCTGAGGACGGTTTGCTCGCCCTGCGCAAAGGATTGGGATTGTTCGCCAACCTCCGGCCGGTCAAGGTTTTTGATGAGCTGGTCAATGCTTCCACCCTCAAGCCGGAGGTTTTGCAGGGTACCGACTTCGTATTCGTCCGGGAGCTCACCGGCGGCGTCTATTTTGCCAAACCCAAGAAGGAATGGGTGACGGCCGCGGGGCGTAAAGCCACTGACTCTATGACCTACTCGGAGCAGGAAATCGAACGCATTATCCGTGTCGGTTTCGAATTGGCTCGGGCGCGTAAGAAACGGCTGGTGTCGGTGGACAAAGCCAATGTTCTGAAATCATCCCGCCTGTGGCGGCAAGTAGCAATTGAGGTGTCCCGTGACTACCCTGATGTTGCCCTGTCCCACGTCCTGGTTGACGCCTGCGCTATGCAGCTTATCCGGACGCCTGCTGCGTTCGATGTCATAGTCACCGAGAACCTTTTTGGTGACATCCTGTCCGACGAGGCTGCGCAGCTGGCTGGCTCCATGGGCATGCTGCCCTCGGCTTCGCTCTCCGGCATACCGGTGGCTGGCAAGCGAACATTCGGCCTTTACGAGCCTATCCACGGCAGCGCGCCGACCATCGCCGGTAAAGACATCGCTAATCCCATTGCCACCATTCTCTCCGTAGCCATGATGCTGCGCCATTCGCTGGCCCTGGATTCCGAGGCCGCCGCTGTCGAACAAGCGGCCGGGAGCGTGCTCAAGCATGGCTTCCGCACCGATGATATAATGGCCCCGGAGAGCACCCGCGTAGGCACCCGCCAGATGGGGGATTTGATCGCCGCGAGAATCTAA
- the nuoK gene encoding NADH-quinone oxidoreductase subunit NuoK: MEVGLNHYLTLSAVLFGIGLWGALSKKSAVVILMCIELMLNAAAIAMVAFSRFVVPELLTGHVFAIFIIVVAAAEATVALAIIMSIYRSRDTIDATKIDLMKW, translated from the coding sequence TGAACCACTACCTCACACTCTCAGCGGTGCTCTTCGGCATCGGCCTGTGGGGCGCCTTGTCGAAAAAGAGCGCCGTAGTGATCCTGATGTGCATCGAACTGATGCTCAATGCCGCGGCCATCGCCATGGTCGCCTTTTCCCGTTTCGTCGTGCCGGAACTCCTGACCGGGCATGTGTTCGCCATTTTCATCATCGTCGTCGCCGCCGCCGAGGCGACGGTGGCCCTGGCCATCATCATGTCCATCTACCGCTCCCGCGATACTATCGACGCCACCAAGATCGACCTCATGAAATGGTAA
- the cimA gene encoding citramalate synthase produces the protein MTRIEIYDTTLRDGAQREGISFSVLDKLHIAQKLDEFGVDYIEGGWPGANPKDNEFFQRAALNHFKNARLVAFGSTRKAGVAVENDVNIRALLESGAPVVTLVGKSSAPQVEKVLATSLEENIAMVADSIRYLKSKGRAVFLDAEHFFDGFKADKDYSLKVLSAAERAGADCLVLCDTNGGSLPEEIGEAVRAVVAVAGVPVGIHAHNDAELAVANTLAAVRAGATQVQGTVNGYGERCGNANLCSIIPALKLKIGLDVIDDERLSRMADLSHFVSEAANLAPDPFLPYVGHSAFSHKAGLHVSGLSRWVFAYQHIDPAAVGNKPRTLVSELAGRANIIQRAQEIGVALSPKSAEAQSLLERVKQLENMGFQYENAEASFDLLVHRAGPGYRPPFELIDFMVVIEKRRRLPTIACEEEEMMSEAIVKVRVNGEVMHTAAEGNGPVNALDLALRKALLPYYPALDAVKLTDFKVRVLEESTGTESLVRVLIESSDGAEEWHTVGASANLIEASWLALVDSLEYFLLNRK, from the coding sequence ATGACCAGAATAGAGATCTACGATACAACTCTTCGTGACGGCGCCCAGCGGGAGGGCATCTCCTTCTCGGTGCTGGACAAGTTGCACATCGCGCAGAAGCTGGATGAATTCGGCGTTGACTACATCGAAGGCGGCTGGCCCGGCGCCAACCCTAAGGACAACGAATTCTTCCAGCGAGCGGCGTTGAACCACTTCAAAAACGCCCGCCTGGTGGCTTTCGGCAGCACCCGCAAGGCCGGAGTAGCCGTTGAAAACGACGTTAACATCAGGGCACTACTGGAATCCGGCGCGCCGGTAGTCACCTTGGTAGGAAAGAGTTCGGCGCCGCAGGTGGAGAAGGTTTTAGCCACTAGCCTTGAGGAGAACATCGCCATGGTGGCTGACTCTATCCGCTATCTAAAGTCCAAAGGTCGTGCCGTATTCCTGGATGCCGAGCATTTTTTCGATGGATTCAAAGCTGATAAAGACTATTCGCTGAAGGTGCTGTCGGCGGCCGAAAGGGCAGGAGCCGACTGTCTGGTGCTGTGCGATACTAACGGCGGCAGCCTTCCTGAAGAAATCGGTGAAGCCGTCCGCGCCGTCGTCGCCGTTGCAGGGGTGCCGGTAGGCATCCATGCCCACAACGACGCCGAACTGGCGGTAGCCAACACCCTGGCCGCCGTTCGCGCCGGGGCTACCCAGGTACAGGGCACGGTGAACGGCTACGGCGAAAGGTGTGGGAACGCCAACCTGTGCTCCATCATTCCTGCCCTCAAGCTCAAGATAGGCCTGGATGTCATCGATGACGAGAGGCTATCCCGCATGGCTGACCTGTCCCACTTCGTCTCCGAGGCGGCCAATCTGGCGCCCGATCCATTTCTGCCTTATGTTGGCCATTCCGCCTTCAGCCACAAAGCCGGGCTGCATGTTTCCGGCCTGTCGCGCTGGGTGTTTGCCTATCAGCATATTGACCCGGCGGCTGTCGGCAATAAGCCGCGGACGCTGGTCTCAGAGTTGGCCGGCAGGGCTAATATCATCCAGCGGGCTCAGGAAATCGGTGTGGCGCTGTCTCCTAAAAGTGCTGAAGCCCAAAGCCTGCTGGAGCGGGTTAAACAATTGGAGAATATGGGCTTCCAGTATGAGAACGCTGAGGCCTCATTCGACCTGCTGGTACACCGCGCCGGTCCGGGTTACCGGCCTCCTTTTGAATTAATCGATTTCATGGTCGTCATCGAGAAACGCCGCCGCCTCCCGACCATCGCCTGTGAAGAAGAAGAGATGATGAGCGAGGCTATCGTTAAAGTGCGGGTCAACGGCGAGGTAATGCATACTGCCGCTGAAGGCAACGGCCCGGTAAATGCCTTGGATCTCGCCCTGCGCAAAGCCCTGCTGCCATACTACCCCGCGCTGGATGCGGTGAAACTGACAGATTTCAAGGTCCGCGTTCTTGAAGAAAGCACAGGTACAGAGTCGCTGGTGCGTGTCCTAATCGAATCCTCCGACGGCGCCGAGGAATGGCATACCGTCGGGGCATCGGCCAACCTTATTGAGGCATCCTGGCTGGCGCTGGTCGACAGCCTGGAGTATTTTCTGCTCAACCGTAAGTAA
- a CDS encoding thymidylate synthase, giving the protein MRPSTVIARDLSEAWFQCLREVIANGYEYIIERGSYAGQKRRELDMITVQILNPGNRPLIPDVPPGVPPPSTMEYLDHYLPYLMTAQRAEGEQYTYGQYLEGQIAEVIRMYKEDGFNTNQAYMTVGNPEAIFLTDPPCLRGIDTRIRYGKLHFIVYFRSWDLWAGFPSNLAAMQLLKEYMACEIGVGDGEIFAVSKGMHLYDYAWDIARTACGLDGI; this is encoded by the coding sequence ATGAGACCATCAACTGTTATCGCTCGAGACTTGTCGGAAGCCTGGTTTCAGTGCCTGCGTGAGGTAATTGCTAATGGTTACGAATACATCATAGAGCGCGGCTCCTACGCCGGGCAAAAGCGCCGCGAACTGGATATGATCACGGTCCAGATCCTTAACCCAGGAAACCGGCCCCTTATTCCCGACGTGCCGCCGGGGGTCCCGCCGCCTTCGACTATGGAGTACCTGGATCATTATCTGCCATATTTGATGACGGCGCAACGCGCTGAAGGTGAACAGTATACCTATGGCCAGTATCTGGAAGGTCAGATCGCCGAAGTCATCCGTATGTATAAAGAGGATGGCTTCAACACTAACCAGGCATATATGACGGTGGGGAATCCCGAAGCCATCTTTCTCACCGATCCACCATGCCTTCGCGGCATCGACACCCGTATCCGCTATGGTAAGCTGCATTTCATTGTTTATTTTCGATCATGGGATTTGTGGGCGGGTTTTCCGTCTAACCTGGCGGCAATGCAGCTTCTCAAGGAGTACATGGCGTGCGAGATCGGCGTGGGGGACGGCGAAATTTTTGCTGTCAGTAAGGGAATGCACTTATACGATTACGCTTGGGATATCGCTCGAACGGCTTGTGGTCTGGACGGAATATGA